Proteins co-encoded in one Sediminispirochaeta bajacaliforniensis DSM 16054 genomic window:
- a CDS encoding M81 family metallopeptidase: MRKILVAGIHHESNTFNPILTGKEDFSVQRGDELFSFLNDSDSVSGIVRTLQAAGYEVVPALVARAVPNGVVQKQLYLDLKRELLQRAEASGPYDGIALSLHGSMRVEEIGEAEGDLLRDLRALFPTLPITASLDMHATITDAMLDGLDAFTGYKQAPHTDCFETGEHAANMLIEILEKGTVPSIAWCKLPLLIAGEKSETSVEPMHELIDLLREYETREEVMAASYLLGFPWADCRENGVSAVVVTRNGREQAGKLAEELADAFWQRREQFKFHTVTREEDEAIALACRATTEVEGPVYLSDSGDNPTAGSSADCTGFLKKVLASDCLASLKKPVVYAGIYDPAATCACFAAGVGGNVDISVGAAFDRKTSAPLPISGKVRSLVSGWERFAANMAMVRVGHVDLILVSKHIGFITPDMFTALGCEAEDYSVVVVKLGYLTAYHKARAKRSIMALSKGSSNELLESLPYKNLSRPIFPLDRELHYRPKSVGKEGRERK, from the coding sequence ATGCGTAAGATATTAGTGGCTGGAATCCATCACGAATCAAATACCTTTAATCCGATCCTTACCGGGAAAGAAGATTTTTCCGTGCAGCGGGGGGATGAACTTTTTTCTTTTCTGAACGACAGCGACAGCGTCAGCGGGATCGTCCGGACGCTTCAGGCGGCCGGCTATGAGGTCGTTCCCGCACTTGTCGCCCGGGCCGTTCCCAACGGTGTGGTCCAAAAACAGTTGTACCTCGATCTGAAGCGGGAACTCTTGCAGCGTGCCGAGGCCTCAGGCCCCTATGACGGCATAGCACTCTCACTTCATGGTTCCATGAGGGTTGAGGAGATAGGGGAGGCCGAAGGAGATTTGTTGCGGGACCTCCGTGCCCTTTTCCCCACGCTTCCGATCACGGCTTCCCTTGATATGCATGCCACCATTACCGATGCCATGCTGGATGGGCTCGATGCCTTTACCGGCTACAAACAGGCACCCCATACCGATTGTTTCGAGACCGGCGAGCATGCGGCAAACATGCTGATCGAAATTCTGGAAAAGGGAACCGTTCCCTCCATTGCCTGGTGTAAACTTCCTCTCCTCATCGCAGGAGAAAAGAGCGAGACCAGTGTGGAGCCGATGCATGAGCTTATCGATCTCCTGCGCGAGTATGAAACCCGAGAGGAGGTGATGGCAGCCTCGTATCTTCTCGGTTTTCCCTGGGCCGATTGCCGGGAGAATGGGGTTTCCGCGGTTGTCGTTACAAGGAACGGCAGGGAGCAGGCGGGAAAACTTGCCGAGGAACTGGCTGATGCCTTTTGGCAACGCCGGGAGCAGTTCAAATTCCATACCGTCACCCGGGAAGAGGACGAAGCGATTGCCCTTGCCTGTCGGGCGACGACGGAAGTAGAGGGGCCTGTCTATCTTTCCGATTCGGGAGACAACCCGACCGCCGGATCTTCTGCAGATTGTACCGGCTTCCTCAAAAAGGTACTTGCAAGCGACTGTCTTGCCTCGCTGAAAAAGCCCGTGGTCTATGCGGGCATCTACGATCCTGCGGCCACCTGCGCCTGCTTTGCCGCCGGCGTTGGCGGCAACGTTGATATAAGCGTGGGCGCCGCTTTCGATCGAAAGACAAGTGCCCCGCTTCCCATATCCGGGAAGGTCCGTTCCCTTGTCTCCGGTTGGGAGCGCTTCGCCGCGAATATGGCCATGGTACGCGTCGGTCATGTCGACCTAATCCTCGTTTCGAAGCACATCGGTTTCATCACGCCCGATATGTTTACCGCCTTGGGATGTGAGGCTGAAGATTATAGCGTTGTGGTTGTAAAGCTGGGCTATCTCACCGCATACCACAAGGCAAGGGCGAAGCGATCGATAATGGCCCTGAGCAAAGGCAGCAGCAACGAACTTCTGGAAAGTCTGCCCTACAAGAACCTTTCCCGACCAATCTTTCCTCTCGACCGTGAGCTGCATTATAGGCCGAAGTCAGTTGGCAAGGAAGGTCGGGAACGGAAATAG
- a CDS encoding ABC transporter substrate-binding protein: MTETARKRVRSLALAGLILLLSSTLAWAGGDQEKGNGKIVLSTYFQIDPANPQYEGHNEVMKAFAAAHPEIEFKHEYATGESFHQKFQAMAASGRMPDVFTTYVGKRTAYITETGKVLDLRAYLDDAFMKSFNPAAWEAQGSEGEIYTIPPSMAVCHVMYANTKILNELGLSFPKSYKELLSQVDTIKKAGYYPVSLGNKDQWPVNSWLLSALVDRMGGKEWFQKAMVGKASFTDEPFVRSLEIVKEMVDKGVFSPGVNQMSNTEADQEFYQGKSVYLIDAGWRTSAMTTSLPQDFQNAVYMGVFPEIAGAVDHGTSVAVPSEGFGINKELADDPAKLEAALTFLKFYNGPEGAAIRLKYGEIPTCKLDYSQYDLPRLQIAYADFQENTPMGYVIDAKMDGEGMGVLNPSIQAMMFGNMTPKEVAEKYEAWVKENDSNRLGN; encoded by the coding sequence ATGACAGAAACTGCACGTAAGAGAGTGCGATCACTGGCTTTGGCCGGACTGATCTTGCTACTTTCATCTACGCTTGCCTGGGCAGGAGGTGACCAGGAAAAGGGAAACGGAAAGATTGTTCTTTCCACCTATTTTCAGATCGACCCGGCAAACCCGCAGTACGAAGGACACAATGAGGTGATGAAAGCCTTTGCCGCGGCACATCCCGAGATTGAATTCAAGCATGAATATGCCACCGGCGAATCGTTTCATCAAAAATTTCAGGCCATGGCTGCTTCCGGCCGCATGCCCGATGTCTTTACCACCTATGTGGGGAAGCGGACTGCATATATTACCGAAACCGGGAAGGTTCTGGACCTTCGAGCCTACCTGGATGATGCCTTCATGAAATCCTTTAATCCCGCGGCGTGGGAAGCGCAGGGGAGTGAAGGGGAGATCTACACCATTCCACCTTCCATGGCAGTCTGCCATGTGATGTATGCCAATACGAAAATTCTCAATGAGCTTGGTCTCTCCTTTCCCAAAAGCTATAAAGAGCTTCTTTCCCAGGTCGACACCATCAAGAAGGCAGGCTATTATCCCGTTTCTCTCGGAAACAAGGACCAGTGGCCCGTCAATTCGTGGCTTTTAAGCGCCCTTGTCGATAGGATGGGAGGCAAAGAGTGGTTCCAAAAGGCAATGGTTGGCAAGGCCTCCTTTACCGATGAACCCTTTGTTCGCTCGCTTGAAATCGTAAAAGAGATGGTGGATAAGGGCGTCTTCAGCCCCGGCGTAAACCAGATGTCCAATACCGAGGCCGATCAGGAGTTTTACCAGGGCAAGTCTGTCTATTTGATCGATGCGGGCTGGAGAACCTCTGCCATGACCACTTCACTGCCTCAGGATTTTCAGAATGCGGTCTATATGGGGGTGTTCCCCGAGATAGCGGGGGCTGTCGATCATGGTACCAGTGTTGCCGTTCCTTCCGAGGGCTTTGGCATCAACAAGGAACTTGCGGATGATCCTGCAAAACTTGAGGCTGCCCTTACCTTTCTGAAGTTTTACAACGGTCCCGAAGGGGCTGCCATTCGCTTAAAGTATGGAGAGATTCCCACCTGTAAGCTCGACTACTCCCAGTATGATCTTCCGCGTCTTCAGATCGCATATGCCGATTTTCAGGAAAATACTCCCATGGGCTATGTGATCGATGCAAAGATGGATGGTGAAGGTATGGGCGTCCTTAATCCTTCCATTCAGGCGATGATGTTCGGTAATATGACCCCGAAGGAGGTCGCCGAAAAGTACGAAGCCTGGGTAAAGGAAAACGATTCCAACCGGCTTGGTAACTAA
- a CDS encoding copper homeostasis protein CutC, with amino-acid sequence MDTQQILQEISIEVCLDSVESSINAQQGGADRVELCDNLFQGGTTPSIGTIRAARKAIDIGLQVIIRPRGGDFFYSDYEFEVMKEDILAAREAGADGVVFGILTPDGLVDSERNALLRELAGPMNATFHRAFDVTRNPFDALETIIDLGFNRILTSGQAPTVLEGVDLVRELVDRAQERIIIMPGNGITPRNMQKIIELTGAREYHVFVDRERESGMTYRPGDVYMGGLLRQPEFVNSFTDRDMVTRLRSLGSK; translated from the coding sequence ATGGACACACAACAAATTTTACAAGAAATTTCAATTGAGGTATGTCTGGACTCTGTCGAGTCGTCAATTAATGCACAACAAGGCGGAGCCGACAGGGTTGAGCTCTGCGACAACCTCTTTCAGGGCGGCACAACGCCCAGCATCGGTACCATTCGTGCCGCCAGAAAGGCGATCGATATTGGCCTTCAGGTCATCATCAGACCCCGCGGAGGTGATTTTTTCTACAGCGATTACGAGTTTGAGGTTATGAAAGAAGATATTCTTGCTGCCAGAGAGGCCGGGGCCGACGGTGTCGTTTTTGGTATTCTTACGCCCGACGGCCTGGTCGACAGCGAGCGTAATGCACTTCTTCGGGAGCTTGCCGGTCCCATGAATGCTACATTTCACCGTGCTTTCGATGTGACACGAAATCCCTTCGATGCTCTTGAAACTATCATCGATCTCGGCTTTAACCGTATTCTGACCAGCGGGCAGGCTCCCACGGTGCTTGAGGGGGTTGATCTGGTACGTGAACTTGTTGATCGGGCACAGGAGCGTATCATCATCATGCCGGGCAATGGTATCACCCCCCGGAATATGCAGAAAATCATTGAGCTTACCGGTGCCCGCGAGTATCATGTTTTTGTCGATCGGGAGCGAGAGAGCGGCATGACCTACCGTCCCGGTGATGTATACATGGGCGGACTCCTTAGGCAGCCGGAATTTGTCAACAGCTTTACCGACCGGGATATGGTCACACGGCTCCGGAGTCTCGGCTCAAAATAG
- a CDS encoding carbohydrate ABC transporter permease — MQKLNRDISAGWRLFAYVFLIFFTLITLMPLLWMLYSSFKLQGEIMMYPLALPKEPTFKNYQDAWSIGHMGIAAINSILYTGIGTFFTVLFSLAAGFALTKFNYASAKWYYAAFTLGLLITVNSVIAPLFIMETRMGLYDTRIGVILPYIAFGLPMAVLLATSYIRGIPDSLIEAAVIDGASYIQIFLKVIIIVSTPVMATITVLTFLRNWNEFILVFILTSGEHMRSLPVSINAFAGRLNVNYGMQFAALVIGTIPMILFYIGAHNMVIKGFGEGALKE; from the coding sequence ATGCAGAAACTGAACCGGGATATTTCCGCCGGATGGCGCTTGTTCGCATATGTTTTTTTGATTTTCTTTACGCTTATTACGCTTATGCCTCTCCTCTGGATGCTCTATTCCTCCTTTAAACTTCAGGGAGAGATCATGATGTACCCCCTCGCTCTTCCCAAGGAACCGACTTTTAAAAACTACCAGGATGCCTGGAGTATCGGCCATATGGGAATTGCCGCAATCAACAGTATCCTCTACACGGGGATAGGAACCTTCTTCACCGTTCTTTTTTCCCTCGCGGCGGGATTTGCACTGACGAAGTTCAACTATGCTTCGGCAAAGTGGTATTATGCCGCCTTTACCCTGGGGCTTTTGATTACGGTGAATTCGGTTATTGCACCGCTTTTTATCATGGAAACACGCATGGGACTCTACGACACCAGAATTGGTGTGATTCTGCCCTATATCGCCTTCGGCCTCCCCATGGCTGTACTTCTTGCCACCTCCTACATCCGGGGGATTCCAGATTCTTTGATCGAGGCGGCGGTGATCGACGGAGCCAGTTACATCCAGATTTTTCTCAAAGTGATCATTATTGTATCGACACCGGTGATGGCGACCATTACCGTTCTCACCTTTCTTCGCAACTGGAATGAATTTATCCTTGTGTTTATTCTCACCAGCGGCGAGCATATGCGAAGTCTTCCCGTATCCATCAATGCCTTTGCGGGAAGGCTCAACGTGAACTACGGCATGCAGTTTGCCGCCTTGGTCATCGGCACGATTCCCATGATTCTCTTTTACATCGGGGCACATAATATGGTTATCAAGGGTTTTGGTGAAGGTGCACTCAAGGAATAG
- a CDS encoding ROK family transcriptional regulator translates to MKIVGNSKYQKAANGSLILNYLRKQGGTSRSRIAEELGLQPSTVTYIMNRLLQAGLVRESSGIGGNGSGRKAIRIELNNDYGTVIGLDLQADYYNAVVTDIGGRVVGSFHREYDGEAKTFERRFAAVLKEVRESVGGEGPVLGAGVAIPGVVDPSGPIIEECWTHNLQHHNLGPFLEENFSFPILVENDANCCAWKNLWYESSGDHDSFIYLLPRFHRSELLPENYPSVGIGMGLVYNGEIYQGFTHRAGEYRSLFFRQEEKVPGQLSLSLAEMRLVASDRAVRRKLVVELLGTLILIMHITNPRALFIGGDLAGEQDLIAGVLEGEFAPQWRRLSANGVRVEVLEDAAYDAATGASAAMLNTLYAIPQVGNGEQNVRIWNSLLTNLIDQ, encoded by the coding sequence ATGAAGATTGTAGGTAACAGCAAATACCAAAAAGCGGCAAATGGCTCTCTTATCCTTAACTATCTGCGAAAGCAGGGTGGCACCTCCAGAAGTAGAATTGCGGAGGAGCTTGGTCTCCAGCCATCCACTGTTACCTACATTATGAATAGGTTGCTGCAAGCCGGCTTGGTCCGGGAAAGCTCCGGTATCGGTGGGAACGGGAGCGGGCGTAAGGCGATCAGAATCGAACTCAACAATGATTACGGTACGGTGATAGGTCTCGATTTGCAGGCCGATTACTACAATGCCGTGGTTACCGACATAGGTGGAAGGGTTGTCGGATCTTTCCACCGGGAATACGACGGTGAGGCAAAGACCTTTGAAAGGCGTTTTGCAGCTGTGCTGAAAGAGGTTCGTGAATCCGTGGGAGGGGAAGGCCCTGTCCTCGGGGCAGGGGTTGCCATCCCGGGGGTGGTCGATCCTTCCGGACCCATCATCGAAGAGTGCTGGACCCACAACCTTCAGCATCATAACCTCGGCCCTTTTCTGGAGGAGAACTTTTCCTTTCCGATTTTGGTGGAAAACGATGCAAATTGCTGTGCCTGGAAAAATCTTTGGTATGAGAGTAGCGGCGACCACGATTCGTTTATCTATCTGCTTCCGCGTTTTCATCGCAGCGAGTTGCTTCCGGAGAATTACCCTTCGGTCGGTATCGGGATGGGCCTTGTCTATAACGGCGAAATCTATCAGGGCTTTACCCATCGTGCCGGTGAATATCGGAGCCTTTTCTTCAGGCAGGAGGAGAAGGTCCCGGGACAGCTCTCGCTCTCTCTTGCGGAGATGAGGCTTGTGGCCTCCGATCGTGCCGTTCGGCGGAAGCTTGTCGTCGAGCTGCTGGGAACCCTGATCCTTATTATGCATATCACCAATCCCCGGGCCCTTTTTATCGGTGGAGATCTTGCCGGAGAACAGGATCTCATCGCAGGTGTCCTGGAAGGGGAGTTCGCCCCTCAATGGAGGCGTCTCTCTGCCAACGGGGTACGAGTCGAGGTTCTTGAGGATGCCGCTTATGATGCGGCGACGGGGGCCTCTGCCGCCATGCTGAATACCTTGTATGCAATTCCTCAGGTTGGTAACGGAGAGCAGAATGTGAGAATTTGGAATTCACTTTTGACAAACCTTATTGATCAATGA
- a CDS encoding IMP dehydrogenase, with translation MAKILEDISRTFDEYLILPGLTTKEHLPSNVSLRVPAAKYRPEKEEPARYLEIPFSSAAMQSVSGSDLAIALARKGGCSFIFCSQPIEEQAAMVRKVKEHKAGFVDSDSNISPDDPLSAAIAISKRTGHSTIAVTEDGGRHSRLLGILTDKDYWEFKDDPDRPVKDYFTPLKRLVWAPEGVSLEEATGILHREKKECLPIIDKNGNLASLVFRKDYFDHKANPYELTDNRKRLFVGAALNTHDYLERAEALIAAEADIFCFDSSDGYSEWQVAAARDLRARYGRSIVLGGGNVVSGDGFRYLVEEGDLDFVKIGIGGGSICITREQKGIGRGQASAVVEVAAERDRYFEETGIYVPICSDGGLNNDTNIIMALALGADFVMMGKYFAMAEESPTQKVNYRGMLYKPYWGEGSVRARNWQRYKDEEGSGMLFEEGVDAYVPYGGPLSEKMDTTLAKLRASMCNIGVLSMNELHKQARVVRVSSMTLVESGTSRVEQFDRMRTEQ, from the coding sequence ATGGCAAAAATCCTGGAAGATATTTCCAGAACCTTTGACGAATACCTGATTCTTCCCGGGCTGACGACGAAGGAACATCTTCCTTCCAATGTTTCTTTGAGAGTTCCTGCGGCAAAGTATCGTCCGGAAAAAGAGGAACCGGCAAGATATCTTGAAATCCCCTTCAGCAGTGCGGCCATGCAGTCCGTCTCCGGTTCCGATCTTGCCATCGCCCTTGCCCGAAAGGGTGGTTGTTCCTTTATCTTCTGCAGCCAGCCCATCGAAGAGCAGGCGGCGATGGTTCGAAAGGTCAAGGAGCATAAGGCAGGTTTTGTAGATTCCGATTCAAATATTTCTCCCGATGATCCCCTTTCCGCGGCAATCGCCATCAGCAAGCGGACCGGCCATTCCACCATCGCCGTTACCGAGGATGGTGGGCGCCATTCCAGGCTCCTGGGGATTTTGACCGATAAGGATTATTGGGAATTTAAGGATGATCCCGATCGGCCTGTCAAAGATTATTTCACCCCGCTAAAGCGACTGGTCTGGGCCCCTGAGGGGGTCTCCCTTGAAGAGGCTACGGGGATCCTTCATCGGGAAAAGAAGGAATGTCTGCCGATTATCGACAAAAACGGTAATCTTGCTTCTCTTGTTTTTCGGAAGGATTATTTCGACCACAAGGCAAACCCCTACGAACTTACCGATAATCGCAAGCGTCTCTTTGTTGGAGCCGCCCTGAATACCCACGATTATCTGGAACGGGCCGAGGCACTCATTGCTGCGGAGGCCGATATTTTCTGCTTCGATTCTTCCGATGGCTATTCGGAATGGCAGGTTGCTGCGGCCAGGGATCTGCGTGCCCGTTACGGTCGTTCCATCGTTCTCGGCGGTGGAAATGTCGTTTCTGGAGACGGTTTCCGCTACCTGGTTGAAGAGGGTGATCTTGATTTTGTCAAGATAGGAATCGGCGGCGGATCGATCTGTATCACCCGGGAGCAGAAAGGAATCGGAAGAGGACAGGCCTCCGCCGTTGTCGAGGTTGCGGCCGAACGTGATCGCTATTTTGAGGAGACCGGTATCTATGTTCCGATCTGTTCCGACGGCGGACTTAATAACGATACCAATATCATTATGGCTCTTGCCCTTGGTGCGGATTTCGTCATGATGGGCAAATACTTTGCCATGGCAGAGGAGAGTCCTACCCAGAAGGTCAACTATCGCGGGATGCTGTATAAGCCCTACTGGGGTGAGGGGTCGGTTCGAGCACGGAACTGGCAGCGCTATAAAGACGAAGAGGGCAGTGGCATGCTTTTCGAGGAAGGTGTCGACGCTTATGTTCCCTATGGTGGCCCTTTAAGCGAGAAAATGGATACGACTTTAGCGAAATTACGCGCTTCGATGTGTAATATCGGCGTTCTTTCGATGAATGAACTTCACAAACAGGCAAGGGTTGTTCGGGTCTCTTCTATGACCCTCGTGGAAAGCGGGACCAGCAGGGTGGAGCAGTTCGACAGGATGCGTACCGAGCAGTAG
- a CDS encoding carbohydrate ABC transporter permease, translating into MIESKDKKLSFFILLLPALLIYLSIIIFPIGVSTLLSFTKWKNFALVGFIGVKNYISIFTDPEFLQALWHNIQIMLISILGQIPLGILLAYLLYRKLVRATRFFEMMIFLPITISAVVVALLWNRIFSPVGIFTIFMRMITDNPDYVVTIFESPQWAMIPILFVLLWMHTSLYMVMFLANMQRIPQSVIEAAKIDGASESAILTRIVIPALANVIFTSSIFAISGSLKSFDLVYAMTGGGPVNYTSVMSIYLYKHTFTYNNYGYGSAVSVIIVILSVGLITLSRSLYGRYQKKYE; encoded by the coding sequence ATGATCGAGTCGAAAGATAAAAAGCTTAGCTTCTTTATTCTACTTTTACCCGCTTTGTTGATTTACCTGTCGATCATTATCTTTCCGATAGGTGTCAGCACACTACTCTCGTTTACCAAATGGAAGAACTTCGCCCTTGTGGGGTTTATCGGGGTGAAAAACTACATCTCGATTTTTACCGATCCGGAGTTTCTCCAGGCTCTGTGGCACAATATTCAGATCATGTTGATCTCGATTTTGGGGCAGATTCCCCTTGGAATCTTACTTGCCTATCTGCTTTATCGGAAGCTGGTCAGGGCCACCCGCTTTTTCGAGATGATGATATTTCTTCCTATAACCATTTCCGCGGTTGTCGTCGCACTTTTGTGGAACCGGATTTTCTCCCCGGTGGGTATCTTCACCATTTTTATGAGGATGATCACAGACAATCCGGACTATGTGGTGACCATATTCGAGAGTCCCCAATGGGCCATGATTCCGATTCTTTTTGTGCTTCTGTGGATGCATACCAGCCTGTATATGGTCATGTTTTTGGCCAATATGCAGAGAATTCCCCAATCGGTTATCGAAGCGGCCAAGATCGACGGGGCATCGGAATCGGCGATTCTTACCAGAATTGTTATCCCTGCCCTGGCCAATGTGATTTTCACCAGTTCGATTTTCGCCATTTCCGGAAGTTTGAAAAGCTTCGATCTTGTCTATGCCATGACAGGGGGAGGGCCGGTGAATTATACCAGTGTCATGTCGATCTACCTCTATAAACACACCTTCACCTACAACAACTACGGTTATGGAAGCGCCGTTTCTGTGATCATTGTGATTCTGAGTGTGGGCTTGATCACACTCTCCCGCTCGCTCTACGGCCGATACCAGAAAAAATACGAATAG